The Ahaetulla prasina isolate Xishuangbanna chromosome 4, ASM2864084v1, whole genome shotgun sequence genome has a window encoding:
- the PNMT gene encoding phenylethanolamine N-methyltransferase produces the protein MNAIGVAAMAENYQKFNPMAYLQNNYVPPRANFTSEEFVVPWKLRCLADAFATGKITGHTLIDIGTGPTIYQLLSACDYFEEIIATDFLEVNRVFIHNWVHNEDKDGFDWSPYIQHVCKIEGKGEMWKEKEQKLKKKLKRILPIDIHQPDPLGSLLSQPADALVSTFCLEAASPDRPSFDKAFQNVTRLLKPGGHFLMIGALEESFYLAGEVKLTVVPLSEADIKESFAKNGYHIHDFHSYNMPPTLKIGVDDVQGIFFIHAQKFA, from the exons ATGAATGCCATTGGTGTTGCAGCTATGGCTGAAAACTATCAGAAGTTCAACCCGATGGCTTACTTGCAGAACAACTATGTGCCGCCACGTGCCAATTTCACTAGTGAGGAGTTTGTTGTGCCTTGGAAGCTCCGTTGCCTGGCAGATGCCTTTGCCACAG GAAAAATCACTGGCCACACTCTGATTGATATTGGCACAGGCCCAACCATCTACCAGCTCCTCAGTGCCTGTGACTACTTTGAGGAGATTATAGCTACCGACTTCCTGGAAGTAAACCGGGTTTTCATTCACAACTGGGTGCACAATGAAGACAAGGATGGCTTTGATTGGTCCCCTTATATCCAGCACGTTTGTAAAATTGAGGGCAAAGG GGAAATGTGGAAGGAGAAAGAGCAAAAGCTGAAAAAGAAGCTGAAAAGAATCCTTCCCATTGACATCCATCAACCTGACCCACTGGGTTCTTTGCTCAGCCAGCCAGCTGATGCTTTGGTTTCTACTTTTTGTTTAGAGGCTGCGAGCCCTGACCGCCCAAGCTTTGATAAAGCTTTTCAGAATGTCACCAGACTCCTTAAACCTGGTGGCCATTTCCTCATGATTGGAGCTTTGGAAGAATCTTTCTACTTAGCAGGAGAAGTAAAGCTGACGGTTGTGCCCCTGAGTGAAGCAGACATCAAGGAATCGTTTGCAAAAAATGGCTACCATATTCATGATTTCCATTCCTACAACATGCCTCCAACCCTGAAGATAGGAGTTGATGACGTACAAGGGATCTTTTTCATCCATGCACAAAAGTTTGCTTGA
- the TCAP gene encoding telethonin: MHGKSVILHSSGTLSAAELACQVFEKDEARKESFNVEWKDLSLTSRPEEGCSHSEVDNQHKETYHQQQEAWAIVQRSPWGILRLGLLGEPLVSYHLPYQRALPLPIFTPGKLSTKSERELTPTPSESVESLPVTGVCPDKKPVFEITKELPLVVQPTCPDFKKAGLRRSLSRSMSQEAQRG; the protein is encoded by the exons ATGCACGGCAAGAGTGTGATTCTCCATAGCTCTGGAACCCTGTCTGCAGCTGAACTGGCCTGCCAGGTATTTGAGAAGGATGAGGCCCGGAAGGAATCATTCAATGTTGAATGGAAAGACTTGTCACTTACCTCAAGGCCTGAAGAAGG CTGCTCTCACTCTGAGGTGGACAATCAGCACAAAGAAACCTACCACCAACAACAGGAGGCTTGGGCCATAGTTCAGCGATCACCATGGGGTATCCTCCGTCTAGGTCTGCTGGGTGAACCTCTCGTCTCTTACCATCTGCCTTATCAGCGAGCTCTGCCTTTGCCCATCTTCACACCAGGCAAGCTAAGCACCAAGTCTGAACGGGAGCTGACACCAACTCCATCAGAGTCAGTGGAGTCTCTGCCAGTCACAGGTGTCTGCCCTGACAAGAAACCTGTGTTTGAGATCACCAAAGAGTTGCCTCTTGTTGTCCAGCCCACCTGCCCCGACTTCAAAAAAGCTGGCCTGCGCCGTTCACTGTCCCGCTCTATGTCTCAGGAGGCCCAGAGAGGCTGA